The genomic segment TTTCCGCCGCCGGGCGGCTGCGGCGCGGGGAGGTGAGGCTTGATGGCGGGCAGGGACGCTGCTTTGGAGCCTGGCCTGCTGGAAAAGGCGCGCTACCGGGCTATCATGCGCATCCGGCGGGAGAACCGGGAGGTCCTGCGCCGGCCGGAAAGCCACCGGGACTACTTGCAGCGGGTTTTCCGGGAAGAACTGGAACGCATAAGGCCGGACATGTCCATGGGCCAGTTGAGGGAACTGGCCCGGGAACTGGCCCTGGACGTCATGGGCTACGGGCCGCTGTATGACCTGCTCCGCGACCCCAAGGTCACGGAGATCCAGGTCTTCGCGCCGGACAAGGCGCTGGTGGAAAGGGAAGGGGAGATTATGGAAGCCGGGGTCCGCTTCCGGGATATGGACCACCTGTTGAACATCACAAAAAGCCTGGTGGGCCTGGCCGGGGCCAGGCTGGACGAGAACAGCCCCCTGGTGACCTGCCAGCTGCCGGACGGGTCCCGGCTGACGGCTGGCATCGCCCCGGTGGAGTTAAACGGCGTTTTTTTAGGCATCAGGAAGTTCCCGGAGTTTTTGGACCTGGAGGAACTGGCGCGGCGGGGGACTTTGACCCGGGAAGCCGCGGCGTTTTTGCGGCTGGCGGTAGAGGTAGGGCTGAATATCGCCGTCACCGGTCCGGTGGGGGTGGGGAAGACGACCATGATGAACGCTTTAGCCTGCCTGATCCCCCTGGACAAGACCTTGGCTACCACCGAGGAAGTGGCGGAGCTGCAGTTCCCGCGGCGGCGGGACGTGCGGCGGCTGGTGGCTAAATTCCCGAACGTGGAAGGCGGCGGGGAGATCTCCTTGCCTGCGCTGCTCAAAGCCCAGCTGCGCCACCAGCACGACTGGGACATCATCGGCGAGTGCCGGGCGGCGGAGGCCTACTACGTGCTCACGGCAACCACCGCCGGCCACAGCGTCATGACCACCTTCCATGCCGAAACCCCGTCAGAAGCCATTACCCTGCGCTTCCCGGACATGGTCCTGCAGTCGGAAGAAGGGCGCTCTTACGGGGACGCCAGGGCTATCGAGCGCAAAACGGCCTTGAGCTTCGACGTGGTAGTGCAGATGGCCCGGTCCGGGCGGGAGCGCAAAGTGGCGGAGATAGCCGCCGTAGGGTGGGACGGGAAGACGGTGATCGAGCCTTTGTTCCGCCTGGAGGGTGATAAGCTGGTAAGTGCCGGCGGCAGGGGGCTGGAACTGCTTAGAGTCAAGCGGCCCTATCGCAACTGGAAGGCGGTGGGATGCAATGCTGCTGTTTAGCGGCGTCATGGCTTTCCTGGCCGCCGTTGCGCTAACGGCAGGGCTTTTCGCCCGGCGGCGGCGCGACCCCATAGCGGAACGGCTGGAACAGATGCGCCGCAAGCCCTGGCGGGCCAGTTTCAAAGCCCGGATGCGGGCGGGCAGGCGCCGTGAAGACGGCGCGGCGGCCGGGGCCGCGGCCCTGGGGGCCCTGCTTGCCGGGGCTTTGAGCTTTATGGTTGCCGGTTCGTTTTTCGCCCTGTTCCTCGGCGGCGCCGCCGGGTTTTTTTGTTTTCCACGGCTTTTAGAGGAGCTGCGCCGCAAAAAACTGCGGGAGGACTTTGCCAACGAATTAGGATCGGGGGTGCGGGCCCTGGCCCGGGGCTTGCGGGGCGGGGCGTCTTTAGTCCAGGCCTTCGCCTACGCCGCCGGGGAAACGAAAGGGGTTGTGGGCGGCGAGTTCCGCCGGGTGGTGGAAGAGAGCCGGGGCGGCAGCGTCGTCGAGGCGGTAGGGCGCCTGGCGGCCAGGGTGGACATGCCGGAGGCCTGGATGCTGGCCGACGCCGTGCGGATGCTGGGGCGGACAGGCGGGCAGGACAGCCTTTCCCTGCTGGAGGCCTGCGCCGGCGAGATCGCGGCGCGGCGGGCGAGAATACGCCGCGCCCACGCCCAGACGGCCGGCATCCGGTTTGAGGGATTTTTGGCCAGTGTTATCCCTGTGGCCATGTTCCTGTGGTTTTACTTTAGTTTTGGCGACGATTACCGGGTTATGGTGGAGACGGCCCGGGGCCGGACGATGCTGGCCGTTGCCGTGGGGAGCCTGGCCGTGTGCTGGGCGCTGGTACTGGCGATCTTAAGGCGGGCGGGTATGGAAGACTGAGAGGAAAGAGGTGGCCGGAATGTTCTACTCCTTGCTGGCGGGGGCCTGCGTTTTCTGCCTGGTCACGGCTTTCTTTTCCTGGCGGCAGCGCAACCCTTTGGCTGAATGGGTGGAGAGGAGGAGCAGGGCGGCGCTGCCTTTAAAGGCGCGCATCAGCCTTTTTTTGCGGGAGGCCGGGCGGCAGGCGCAAGGTTACGTGCCCCGGGCGCTGGCGGACCTTTTCAGCAGCCGGCGCCTGGCCCTGATGTTGAGGCTGGCGGGGACGCCCTTCGGCCTTGCCGCCGGGGAGTTCCAGGGGCTGCTTTTCCTGGCGGGCCTGGCCGGGATTGCCGCCCTGGTCCTGGGGCGCGCCCTGGGGGCCGGGGCCTTGCCCGGCCTTATGGTGTTGGGCGCCGGCGTGGGCCTGCCCCTCTTGTGGGTGCGGGTTTCGGCCGGCAGGACCCAGGCCCGGATGCGGCGCAGCCTGGGGTATTTCATCCGTCAATTGGCGGTGGGGGCCGCCGGGCGGGTGTCGATCCTTGATATGTTCAAGGACATGGCCGCCAACGCCGGGCATGACCCCCTGGCGCGGGAGATCGAAGCAGTAGTCGAAGAAGTCGAAAGGGGCGGCCGGAAGTTGAGCGAGGCCCTGCACGACATGGCCGCCAACATCGACATCCCCGAGGCTTACGAACTGGCCGCCGAGCTGGCGGCGGCGGAGAGGTACGGCGGCGAGGGCCTTGCCGCCGGCCTTAAAACCCTGGCCCGGTCCCTGGACGCCCGGCGGGAGGCGGAGAGCATAAGCGCCGTCCAGAAGGCGGAAACATGGATCACCATGGTCATCGCCGTCACGGTGGTCCTCTCCGGCTCAATCTTCATGGTGGGGGCCATGGTCCTCAATTTTTTGGAGGTATGGCATTGAGGGAAAGGGGGTGAGACAATCCCGGCCAATCACCTGTGAAAGGAGGTGACATAAATAATGGTGAAGTTCAAGCAGGGTTTTAAAAATGCAGCCGGAAGCTTAAAAAACACCTTAAAGATCCTGGCTGATGACAGCGGGGTCCTCCAGTGGGTGGCTATCACGGCGGTTATGGTTGGGCTGTTTATCTGGGGCTACAACAGGTACGTCAAAGACCCGGCTTATGACACGTTTTCCCAGACGGGCGATTACTTGAGCGCCGGGATCAACGGCGAATAGCCGGCGGGGGGCGGGTTTTAATCCCGCCCTTTTTTCTTTCTAGCAGGAGGGGGTGGGAAAAATAACAAGTTTGGTTAAGCACGTTGTTTTGCTAGTCCTCCTGGCGGCGGCCGGGGTTAAAGATGTGAAGACTTCTAAAATCCCAAACGTGTATACCTTGCCGGCCATCGCCCTGGGGGTATTGCTGGCGGGGCCGGGGTGGAAAGCGGCCCTGCTGGATGCCGCGGCAGGCTTTCTTTTGTTTTTACCGGTTGTGCTGCTGGGCCTGGCGGGCATGGGGGACGCCAAGCTCTGCGCGGCGGCCGCCTCCCTGATTGGGTTCCAGCAGGCGGGGCTGGGGGCCTGGCTGGGGACGGTTTATTGCGCTTTATGGGTTGCCTGGCGGGAGGCCCGGAAAGGAAACTTTTTGCGCTGGGCGAAATCGCAAGTTTACGCCGCGCCGCAGGCCCTGGCAGGCCGGGCGCCGGGAGGGGAAAAATATCCCTTCGCGCCTTTTTTCGCCGCCGGGGTGGCGGCGGCGGTGCTTTGGGGGTGGCTGTCCTGAAGAAAGGCGAGGAAGGGCACGTCCTGGAGTTCACCCTTTTTGTGGGGGTCATTTTCTTCTTCATCTTCGGGATGCTGGTCTACAGCATGAGGGCCAACGCCACGAGCGTCTGCATCAGCGCCGCCCGCGAGGCGGCCCGCACCCTGGCCGTTACCCATTCCGAGGAGCAGGCCAGGGCCAGGGCGGCGGAGGTGGTCCAGTCCAGCCTGTACACCGGCGCCAGGGCCGGTACGACCAGGGCGGGAGAACCCCACAAGGCATTTGACCCGGACCAGCCTAACCCTGAACGGCCGGACGTAATACTTGAGGACGACGGGACCTGGTGCCGCGCCTGGGTGTATTACCACCTGCCCAACGCGGTGCCGGGACTGCCCAGACTCCTGAACCGCAGGGCTTCTCTCCTGGACCGGTACATCACGGTGGGCGGGTACGCGGTGTTTAAACGGGAGGTGGAGTGATGTTTGGCAGGGCAGGCGTTTCCTTTCTTTTGTAAATTATGGTGTAAAAGTTAAATTGTTTTTTTGTGCCGCGTATTGTCACGGCTTTTCCGGGGTCGATCAATGTGGGAATTGAAGTGCATTTTACGCCTGCGCCGGCAAGCTTTAATAAGCCGCCAACCGCCAAAGGAGTATAGCCGTAGATTATAGCTCCTTTTATTAATTTTGTTTTTGAAAGGAAGAGCAGCAGCAGCCTGGCGTCTTCAACAAGCGCATCTTTCAGGTAAGGGTTCCTTTTATATTTACAGGCTAGTGGCAAGTGGACTTCCAGGTAAAGACTATTCAGGGGGAGGTGTAAGTTCACATTTCCTGCGGTTAGAAATTTGAGGGCGAAGTAATAACATAATGGCGATGATAAGTAGAGGCGAAAATATTTTGTTCCGCTTGCCATGCGAATCAAAAAGTTAATGATTTCTGTAAGGATTAAATACCCGAATATAAAAAGCCAGGGCGCAATTAAACAGAAATGCAAAGGCGGTTGTAAGGAAAAGTTGTTTTTAAAAAAGATAAAGATAAGGGGATGAAAGAAATGGATAAAAATAAAATGGAAGGCTACCCAGAAAAAAATACCTGTTATTCCGAAGAGGTTTGCAATGACCCCAATGGCCGAAAAGGGCAAATGTATGATGGTAAAGATAATATGGAGGATTGCCATCAATGCTTGCTTATATGCCTGTTTATAAAGGGATTGCGGATTGCCTGCTATATGGCCATTGCAGCGATGGTGTGCCATTTTATGATACCTCCGGGCCGGGGAATTTGGCTGTTTTCCCGGCTATTTATCATATTGGTGGCGATCAGGACTTCCTACGCTGTTATTGTTGAGGATTTATATAATGAATATTGGTATGGCGGCGGCTTTATAGTTTTATTCTTTTACACGCTCCTATCATTATGGATACAAAAACATGCGGACTATTCTTACCTGGACAGGTTGCTTGAATAATATGCTTTTAATTCTGCATTTTTATGGAAATTCCTCTTTAAACGGGAGGTGGAGTGATGTTTGGCAGGCTGCGCGGCGAGGAGGGTTTTTTGCCCCTCTTTATGGCTCTGATGATGCCCTTGATAATCTTCGCCTGGGGCCTGGCTGTCGACTTCAGCCGGGCCCATTTCGTCAAGGCGGGGCTGCAGACGGCGGTCGACGCGGCGGCGCTGGCCGGGGCCATGACGGCTGTGCCGGTGGTGGAGGTGGAATACCATCCGGTGACGGATGCGGGCGGCAACGTTACTGGAGTGGAGGAGACGGTCACGAAATGGCAGGCGGTTATCCAGGATGAAGCCCTGGCCGCCAGCGAGGCGCGGGACGCCTTCCGGGCCAACAGCGGCTTGCTGGACACAAGCGCCGGGGTGGAGTTCGACGAGGGCAGCGGTTACACGGGGGCGAAGCAGGGCGAAGACGCGTACGTGGCAGAAGCAAGGGCGAAGGTCAGGACGCCCTGGGCGGGCGCGGCGGCGGCCCTGATGGCCGGCGACAGGTCTTTCTATGAGGCGCCGGTCAGCGCCAGGGGCGCGGGACAGGCGGTAGTGAAATCGGATTAAAAAAAGAAAGGACAGGTGGTCTTTTTATGCGGAAGGGTATCGTGGCGTTGATGGTATCGGCGGCTTTTGTCGCGGGGGCAGCCGCCGGTTTCGGCGGCGGGTATTACAAATACGTCGTCGAGCCTCAAAAGCAAGCCGTTGAGATGGCCAAAAAACAACAAGAAGAGATGAACAGGATGGTGCGGCGGGGGACTTTGACCGCGGTAGAGCCGGGCAAAATTACCCTTAAAGTTGAAGACGGCGGCGGGGATATAGGGCAGGAGTTGACCCTATCTTTGAGTGAGGACGCCACCTTGCAGGTGGGGATGAATTTCATAGACGAAGACGGGAAGGCTGGCGTCACGAAATGGTTTAAACCGGGCGATGCCGTAAGCGTCCTGGCCAAAGACGGGGAGGCCCTGGCCCTGTACAGGCCGGCGCGGCCGGGAGAGGAAATACAGGAAGGCGGGGAGGGCGGCGATGCCTTACCTTCCCCTGAAGCCGGCCAGGCGCAGGGGCAGAAAAAGTGATGCAGGCAAAACCTCAATGCGGGGCATTGAGAGCATTTTATGAATTGGGAGGCGGGATTTTGTGTGGAAGGTTTATTTCCAGGAGAAAATTCCTTTTTTATGGAATGACGCTTTGGAATTCCCGGCATGGCTTTTGCCTTTGTTTTACTGCTGGAAATCAGCCCCCTTCGTTTTTGGCCTGGGCGCGGCAGGGTTTGTAGCTGCGGCCGTCTACTCCCGGCATAGCGGCGATGTGTATTATAACGCTCTTATCCTCAAAATGGGCTTCTGGTTTATTTCCCTGGTGTGGGTTCCTTTAAAGGACGCCGCGAAGGTTGAGTTCCGGAATTTGGCGGCGGTGCGGGAAAAAGCGGACGGGTTGGCGGAAGTGAGAAAAAACAGGAAGATCCTAAACAGCATAGCGGACGGCTATGGGGATGAAGTTTACGGCAAGGCCAGGTAGGGCCCTGCTACGTGTCAACGGCCCGGCATCGCGGCGGTTTGGATAGATAAGGCGGCAGGCGGCAGGAGCGCTTTTTAAGCGCCCCTGCCGCTTTGATTTAAGGCCTTCCGGCTGCCTTTGCATTGTACCGCCGCCCCGGCCGTAACGGCAAGGGTGCGGCCTGCGGCATATGCTCCTTCGCTTCGCTCAGTCCGCTATTCCTCGGCCCGGCCCAGCACTCAAAAAAATTGAGTGCTGGGCTGCCCTTGCCTCCCGGCCGGGCGGCAAGTTTTACAGTTAAGGCCGGAAGGCTTGAGGCTGGAGGCCTGGATAAGAGATAAGGGGTGGCAAAAGATGGGGAGATATGAGGTCGGGGCGAGCTGCCGGTTATATTGATAAATTGGCAGGCCTGGGGTAAAATGGAGGTGAGGAAGGTGGCTGAAATGGTAACACCTTCAATACTTCTGGCCCGGGAGGGACCATTCATGAATGAAAAAATAGTTTATTCTATGGCTAAACGTATACAGGAGAAGTTTAATCCCGAAAAAATAATAGTTTTTGGCTCCTGGGCGAGGGGTGAAGCCGGGCCGGACAGCGATGTTGACATCCTGGTTATCATGGACTGCACGCGGGAACAAAAGCGGGAGATACAAGCAGCCATCAGGAAGGAACTACGGGAGTTTAATGTCCCTAAAGATATTGTAATTGCTAGCACGGAGGACATAAACAAGTATAAAGATGCCTGGTGGACTGTTTACCATCCTGCCCTTGCGGAAGGGAAGGTGCTTTATGAACAGCAGTGAGAGGAAAGAAGAAGCCTTGAAATGGCAGGATAGGGCGAGAAGGGACCTGCGGGTGGCGAAGATGCTTTTTTATGATAAAGAACCGGAATTTGATCTGGCTTGTTATTTATCGCAGCAATGCGCCGAAAAAAGTTTAAAAGCCCTTTTAATCCACCGGGGGATAAGGTTCGCTTACAGGCATGATCTTGACTACCTTGTAGGGTTATTGCCGCCGGGGGAACAAGAAACATATTACAACATAAGATTGGAATGGTTGAGCGGATGGGTTACTGAAGGGCGTTATCCTGGAGACACCGCAGGTGCGACAAAAGAAGA from the Moorella sp. E308F genome contains:
- a CDS encoding type II secretion system F family protein, producing MLLFSGVMAFLAAVALTAGLFARRRRDPIAERLEQMRRKPWRASFKARMRAGRRREDGAAAGAAALGALLAGALSFMVAGSFFALFLGGAAGFFCFPRLLEELRRKKLREDFANELGSGVRALARGLRGGASLVQAFAYAAGETKGVVGGEFRRVVEESRGGSVVEAVGRLAARVDMPEAWMLADAVRMLGRTGGQDSLSLLEACAGEIAARRARIRRAHAQTAGIRFEGFLASVIPVAMFLWFYFSFGDDYRVMVETARGRTMLAVAVGSLAVCWALVLAILRRAGMED
- a CDS encoding HEPN domain-containing protein, whose translation is MNSSERKEEALKWQDRARRDLRVAKMLFYDKEPEFDLACYLSQQCAEKSLKALLIHRGIRFAYRHDLDYLVGLLPPGEQETYYNIRLEWLSGWVTEGRYPGDTAGATKEDAQRAIEIAEVIYNNVSRSLQNG
- a CDS encoding CpaF family protein, encoding MAGRDAALEPGLLEKARYRAIMRIRRENREVLRRPESHRDYLQRVFREELERIRPDMSMGQLRELARELALDVMGYGPLYDLLRDPKVTEIQVFAPDKALVEREGEIMEAGVRFRDMDHLLNITKSLVGLAGARLDENSPLVTCQLPDGSRLTAGIAPVELNGVFLGIRKFPEFLDLEELARRGTLTREAAAFLRLAVEVGLNIAVTGPVGVGKTTMMNALACLIPLDKTLATTEEVAELQFPRRRDVRRLVAKFPNVEGGGEISLPALLKAQLRHQHDWDIIGECRAAEAYYVLTATTAGHSVMTTFHAETPSEAITLRFPDMVLQSEEGRSYGDARAIERKTALSFDVVVQMARSGRERKVAEIAAVGWDGKTVIEPLFRLEGDKLVSAGGRGLELLRVKRPYRNWKAVGCNAAV
- a CDS encoding prepilin peptidase is translated as MVKHVVLLVLLAAAGVKDVKTSKIPNVYTLPAIALGVLLAGPGWKAALLDAAAGFLLFLPVVLLGLAGMGDAKLCAAAASLIGFQQAGLGAWLGTVYCALWVAWREARKGNFLRWAKSQVYAAPQALAGRAPGGEKYPFAPFFAAGVAAAVLWGWLS
- a CDS encoding nucleotidyltransferase domain-containing protein — its product is MVTPSILLAREGPFMNEKIVYSMAKRIQEKFNPEKIIVFGSWARGEAGPDSDVDILVIMDCTREQKREIQAAIRKELREFNVPKDIVIASTEDINKYKDAWWTVYHPALAEGKVLYEQQ
- a CDS encoding type II secretion system F family protein is translated as MFYSLLAGACVFCLVTAFFSWRQRNPLAEWVERRSRAALPLKARISLFLREAGRQAQGYVPRALADLFSSRRLALMLRLAGTPFGLAAGEFQGLLFLAGLAGIAALVLGRALGAGALPGLMVLGAGVGLPLLWVRVSAGRTQARMRRSLGYFIRQLAVGAAGRVSILDMFKDMAANAGHDPLAREIEAVVEEVERGGRKLSEALHDMAANIDIPEAYELAAELAAAERYGGEGLAAGLKTLARSLDARREAESISAVQKAETWITMVIAVTVVLSGSIFMVGAMVLNFLEVWH
- a CDS encoding pilus assembly protein TadG-related protein, translating into MFGRLRGEEGFLPLFMALMMPLIIFAWGLAVDFSRAHFVKAGLQTAVDAAALAGAMTAVPVVEVEYHPVTDAGGNVTGVEETVTKWQAVIQDEALAASEARDAFRANSGLLDTSAGVEFDEGSGYTGAKQGEDAYVAEARAKVRTPWAGAAAALMAGDRSFYEAPVSARGAGQAVVKSD
- a CDS encoding TadE/TadG family type IV pilus assembly protein; this encodes MAVLKKGEEGHVLEFTLFVGVIFFFIFGMLVYSMRANATSVCISAAREAARTLAVTHSEEQARARAAEVVQSSLYTGARAGTTRAGEPHKAFDPDQPNPERPDVILEDDGTWCRAWVYYHLPNAVPGLPRLLNRRASLLDRYITVGGYAVFKREVE